Proteins encoded within one genomic window of Gadus chalcogrammus isolate NIFS_2021 chromosome 6, NIFS_Gcha_1.0, whole genome shotgun sequence:
- the LOC130384693 gene encoding cytochrome c oxidase subunit 7C, mitochondrial: MLGQAVRRFTTSAVRSSHYGEGPGKNLPFSVENKWRLLAGMVLFFGSGFAFPFIVVRHQILKK; the protein is encoded by the exons ATGTTGGGACAGGCTGTACGTCGCTTCACCACATCGGCGGTGCGTTCTTCGCACTATGGCGAGGGACCAGGAAAG AACCTGCCATTCTCTGTGGAAAACAAATGGCGCCTGCTCGCAGGAATGGTGTTGTTCTTCGGAAGCGGCTTTGCCTTCCCCTTCATCGTCGTCAGACACCAGATCCTCAAGAAGTGA